The Propionispora hippei DSM 15287 genome includes a window with the following:
- the meaB gene encoding methylmalonyl Co-A mutase-associated GTPase MeaB, which yields MDIVKDLLAGSRLALSRAITAVENEYDHAVQIMQQIYPHTGNAYVIGITGPPGAGKSTLTDKLAREYRRRGKTVGIVAIDPTSPFSGGAILGDRIRMNELTLDEGVFIRSMGTRGSLGGLSHKTGEVVKLMDAAGKDIVIVETVGVGQSEVDVAKTADTTLVVLVPGLGDDIQAIKAGILEIGDIFAINKADREGVDRLNVELEMMLDLNQYKVDWRPPIKKVIASQNQGITELADTIDKHAAWSEETGERVVRRGKRVKDELIAMLNSQIGRYIINKMTVSGEFDQLIKQVEDREQDPYTAVDGILKAVLR from the coding sequence GTGGATATTGTAAAGGATTTATTAGCCGGTTCGCGGCTGGCCCTGTCACGGGCGATTACGGCCGTGGAAAATGAATATGATCACGCTGTGCAGATTATGCAGCAAATTTATCCCCATACCGGTAATGCCTACGTTATTGGCATTACCGGGCCGCCGGGGGCGGGAAAGAGTACTTTGACCGACAAATTGGCACGGGAATACCGTCGCCGCGGTAAGACGGTGGGCATTGTGGCCATTGATCCGACCAGTCCTTTTTCCGGTGGCGCGATTTTAGGCGACCGCATCCGGATGAATGAACTGACTCTGGACGAGGGTGTATTTATCCGCAGTATGGGAACCCGCGGCAGTTTGGGCGGTTTATCGCATAAGACCGGTGAAGTGGTTAAGCTGATGGATGCCGCCGGCAAGGATATCGTGATTGTGGAAACGGTGGGCGTGGGACAGTCGGAAGTGGATGTCGCCAAGACGGCGGATACGACACTGGTTGTTCTGGTTCCCGGTCTCGGTGACGATATTCAGGCCATCAAAGCCGGGATTTTGGAGATTGGCGATATTTTTGCCATCAATAAGGCAGACCGGGAAGGCGTAGATCGGCTCAATGTCGAACTGGAAATGATGCTGGACTTGAATCAGTACAAAGTTGATTGGCGTCCCCCGATCAAAAAGGTCATTGCATCACAAAACCAGGGAATTACCGAACTGGCGGATACCATTGATAAACACGCCGCCTGGTCGGAAGAAACCGGTGAAAGGGTGGTTCGTCGTGGCAAACGGGTAAAAGATGAATTGATTGCCATGTTGAATTCACAGATTGGCCGGTATATTATAAATAAGATGACCGTCTCCGGGGAATTTGATCAACTGATCAAACAAGTGGAAGATCGGGAACAGGACCCGTACACTGCTGTGGATGGGATTTTGAAAGCGGTATTACGCTAA
- a CDS encoding cobalamin B12-binding domain-containing protein codes for MEKRIRVLVAKPGLDGHDRGAKVVARALRDAGFEVIYTGLRQTPEQIAEAALQEDVNVVALSLLSGAHTHLFPKVVNLLRDKGMSDVLVLGGGVIPDADIPALKEAGVAEVFTPGTATQTIVDFINSKLN; via the coding sequence ATGGAAAAACGTATAAGAGTATTGGTGGCAAAACCAGGTCTTGATGGTCATGACCGCGGTGCTAAGGTAGTAGCGCGTGCATTAAGAGATGCAGGCTTCGAGGTAATTTATACAGGACTTAGACAAACCCCTGAACAAATTGCCGAAGCGGCTTTGCAAGAAGACGTAAATGTAGTTGCTTTGAGCTTGTTGTCAGGCGCTCATACTCATCTGTTCCCAAAAGTAGTTAACCTGCTTCGTGACAAAGGGATGAGCGATGTATTGGTGCTTGGTGGCGGCGTTATTCCCGATGCCGACATCCCGGCGTTGAAGGAAGCTGGCGTGGCGGAAGTCTTTACTCCCGGTACGGCCACGCAAACCATTGTCGATTTCATCAACAGCAAATTGAACTAG
- a CDS encoding O-antigen ligase family protein — translation MAVAFFLPLSLDITSVFLAIGGFMWLVKMVITRRLDTKATVFDGMILFFVIWSGFSIQSSPDPGYSSYNYFQLMSRYVLLYYLVVNHIHSPEQLKRVLKLMVLSSCLVSLYGFYQYFHGLDISKLDWVDDSQFPELKTRVFSTLHNPNLLAGFLVIMAAVTTGIVCGLKRARDKFFLSVIVSMLGLCLVFTYSRGAWISILVVIIIYSVFYSRKLFWLLLIIPLLMLCGQHTAWERVLSIFNPTDTSSSLRMALWESTLAMIHDKPLLGVGWGAYWLAYPDYDFYIHDPATTIFHAHNMYLAVAAETGIPGLLAFMGILYGHMAAAFKMAVQGRSKWLSGIMLGMVAAMASIVIGGLTDYILFNIQMSMLFWLINGLIVAAWRIHHSSFATPYKF, via the coding sequence ATGGCGGTTGCCTTTTTTTTGCCGCTCTCGCTGGATATTACCAGTGTATTTTTGGCAATTGGCGGTTTTATGTGGCTGGTAAAAATGGTGATTACCAGACGACTGGACACCAAAGCCACTGTTTTCGACGGAATGATTTTGTTTTTTGTCATATGGTCCGGTTTTTCAATTCAAAGTTCGCCTGATCCCGGTTATAGTTCGTATAACTATTTTCAGTTGATGAGCCGGTATGTGCTGCTCTACTATTTGGTGGTCAATCACATTCATTCGCCCGAACAGTTGAAGCGGGTGCTTAAATTGATGGTACTGTCTTCCTGTCTGGTTTCTCTATACGGCTTTTATCAATATTTTCATGGTCTTGATATATCGAAGCTGGACTGGGTGGACGACAGCCAATTTCCCGAACTAAAAACGCGGGTATTTTCTACATTACATAATCCCAATCTGTTGGCTGGGTTTCTGGTTATTATGGCGGCCGTAACCACCGGCATTGTTTGTGGTCTAAAACGAGCGAGAGATAAGTTTTTTTTATCGGTTATTGTTAGCATGCTGGGGCTGTGCCTGGTTTTCACCTATTCACGGGGCGCCTGGATCAGCATACTGGTAGTCATTATCATCTACAGCGTCTTTTACAGCCGCAAGCTTTTCTGGCTGCTGCTGATTATCCCGCTGCTGATGCTCTGCGGTCAGCATACCGCCTGGGAGCGGGTGCTGTCGATCTTTAATCCGACCGATACTTCGTCGTCACTGCGCATGGCTCTGTGGGAAAGTACACTGGCCATGATTCACGACAAGCCGCTGCTTGGAGTCGGCTGGGGAGCCTATTGGCTGGCTTACCCCGACTATGATTTTTACATTCATGATCCGGCGACGACCATTTTCCATGCTCACAACATGTACCTGGCGGTTGCGGCGGAAACCGGTATTCCGGGCCTGCTGGCCTTTATGGGAATCCTTTACGGGCACATGGCGGCGGCCTTTAAGATGGCCGTTCAGGGGAGATCGAAATGGCTGTCTGGCATTATGCTGGGCATGGTGGCGGCGATGGCCAGTATTGTTATTGGCGGCTTGACCGATTACATTTTATTTAATATTCAGATGTCTATGTTGTTCTGGTTGATCAATGGGTTGATTGTCGCCGCTTGGCGCATCCATCACAGCTCTTTTGCCACGCCTTACAAATTTTGA
- a CDS encoding biotin/lipoyl-containing protein — translation MKKFNITVNGTAFEVEVEEVKAAPAVKPAAKPAAAPAPAAKPAAPAAAPAPAQVGAGDTAVSAPMPGKVVKIVAEAGQKVKKGDVVLILEAMKMQNEISAPADGTVKSINVAAGQGVKIGEVMAVIG, via the coding sequence ATGAAAAAGTTTAACATCACAGTGAATGGTACTGCCTTTGAAGTAGAAGTAGAAGAAGTAAAAGCTGCACCTGCCGTTAAGCCTGCCGCTAAACCGGCTGCTGCTCCGGCTCCTGCTGCTAAACCGGCTGCTCCGGCTGCTGCTCCGGCTCCTGCTCAAGTAGGTGCTGGTGATACTGCCGTATCGGCTCCGATGCCTGGCAAAGTGGTTAAAATTGTAGCCGAAGCCGGACAAAAAGTAAAAAAAGGCGATGTAGTTCTGATTTTAGAAGCCATGAAAATGCAAAATGAAATATCAGCTCCCGCTGACGGCACTGTAAAATCCATCAACGTAGCTGCTGGCCAAGGTGTAAAAATTGGCGAAGTTATGGCTGTTATCGGCTAA
- a CDS encoding Zn-dependent hydrolase has protein sequence MNKQEALRLIEEIALFGKGEKGITRLAFSESDIQARNYIIKLVQAMGLLVRVDGAGNIIARLEGSDPERAVVMTGSHLDTVPEGGKYDGTLGVVAAIQAVKELQTRGTLAHPVEIVIFAAEESSRFGLATFGSKAMTGQLHVHTLSRLKDENNITFKEVIEQQGLSVASVKQAARSAKTIKSFIELHIEQGRILERQKNSIGIVDSIAAPTRCKITVDGVAAHSGTTPMDERQDALVSAAMIVLAVQEIALAQSHYGTVATVGALKVQPGAVNVVPGRAEMWVDIRGIDHDSIIATMQELKDAISAIADAQETPVSIEVTSAEKPVAMDEEMAELIESICRDKKIACQRLHSGAGHDAMNLAHVAPSGLILIPCKDGVSHNPEEAVAEADIMTGIEVLTEVLYQLAR, from the coding sequence ATGAATAAACAGGAGGCGTTGCGCTTAATCGAGGAAATTGCCCTGTTTGGCAAAGGTGAGAAGGGTATAACCCGCTTGGCATTCAGTGAGTCCGATATACAGGCGCGAAACTATATAATTAAACTTGTTCAGGCTATGGGCCTGCTGGTACGGGTCGACGGAGCCGGCAATATTATCGCCCGTCTGGAGGGGAGCGATCCTGAGCGGGCGGTCGTCATGACCGGCTCTCATTTGGATACCGTTCCCGAAGGCGGTAAATATGACGGAACCTTGGGCGTGGTCGCTGCAATCCAAGCCGTGAAGGAATTGCAAACAAGAGGTACCCTAGCCCATCCGGTAGAGATCGTCATTTTTGCAGCCGAAGAGTCCAGCCGGTTTGGTTTGGCGACTTTTGGCAGCAAGGCCATGACCGGACAATTGCACGTACATACTTTGTCGCGGTTGAAAGATGAAAATAACATTACTTTTAAAGAGGTTATCGAACAACAGGGACTGTCTGTCGCTTCAGTTAAGCAAGCGGCCCGATCGGCCAAAACGATAAAAAGCTTTATTGAATTACACATTGAGCAAGGACGGATTTTGGAACGGCAAAAAAACAGTATTGGCATTGTTGATTCCATTGCGGCGCCGACCCGCTGCAAAATCACTGTTGACGGTGTGGCCGCTCACTCAGGCACTACCCCGATGGACGAACGGCAGGATGCACTGGTTAGTGCGGCTATGATTGTACTGGCTGTACAGGAAATTGCGTTGGCCCAGTCCCATTATGGCACGGTAGCAACGGTAGGGGCGCTTAAGGTTCAGCCGGGTGCGGTTAATGTAGTGCCTGGCCGGGCGGAAATGTGGGTGGATATCCGAGGAATTGATCATGATAGCATTATTGCCACGATGCAGGAGCTTAAGGATGCTATTAGCGCCATTGCCGATGCCCAGGAAACTCCTGTTTCCATTGAAGTTACCTCAGCGGAAAAACCTGTGGCCATGGATGAAGAAATGGCAGAGCTGATTGAAAGTATCTGCCGGGACAAAAAGATAGCTTGTCAGCGCTTGCACAGCGGAGCCGGTCATGATGCCATGAATCTGGCGCATGTGGCTCCCAGCGGGCTTATTTTGATACCTTGTAAGGATGGAGTCAGCCATAATCCGGAGGAAGCCGTGGCAGAAGCCGATATCATGACTGGAATTGAGGTTTTAACGGAAGTGCTGTACCAATTGGCCCGTTAG
- a CDS encoding redox-sensing transcriptional repressor Rex, protein MKEDSIIISKATIDRLPLYFRTLRLLQREDVEIISSEELGRRLGITPEQIRKDLASFGQFGKKGVGYYVKELLRNIGDILGLHCNWNFAIIGVGHLGWALANYRHFSSLGFNLAAIFDVDPTKIGLHINGVQVFHLDDMEKIVQEKNIHIGIIAVPEAHAQEVADKLVVSGIRGIWNFAPRKIRVPGSIYVIDEDLSVGLSSLSYYLARKVPPKQQI, encoded by the coding sequence TTGAAAGAAGACTCCATCATTATTTCGAAAGCGACGATTGACCGTCTGCCGCTATATTTTCGTACGTTGCGCCTGTTGCAACGGGAAGATGTGGAGATCATATCTTCAGAGGAGCTGGGCCGCCGGCTGGGAATTACGCCGGAACAGATCAGGAAGGATTTGGCATCCTTCGGGCAGTTTGGCAAAAAAGGTGTCGGCTATTATGTAAAGGAACTTTTGCGTAATATTGGCGATATACTGGGACTGCACTGCAATTGGAATTTTGCGATTATCGGTGTAGGCCATCTGGGCTGGGCCTTGGCCAACTATCGACACTTTTCTTCGTTAGGCTTTAATTTGGCAGCGATCTTTGATGTTGACCCCACTAAGATCGGCCTGCATATCAATGGTGTTCAGGTGTTTCACTTGGATGACATGGAGAAAATTGTGCAGGAGAAGAACATTCACATTGGCATTATTGCCGTTCCGGAAGCGCATGCCCAGGAAGTAGCTGATAAGCTGGTGGTGTCCGGCATCCGGGGGATTTGGAATTTTGCGCCCCGTAAAATCCGGGTTCCCGGCAGTATTTATGTTATTGATGAAGATTTGTCCGTCGGGTTGAGCAGCCTGTCTTATTACCTGGCGCGAAAAGTGCCGCCGAAACAACAGATATAA
- a CDS encoding 3D domain-containing protein: protein MKKLAAIAFLMMSLTMFSPAISRVQASALDSLPQVLVKNSDKIDFQTLAQLQQLLEQNKNQDVKDVLKKLAIEKTSQAVNHAAFIPGADTAVLQQAVKEQMVQRLDEQLKPYQQQVTLISQLLSRSGVLQPVAVQQNNSLPGAPDNYKKVINMTSTAYAPGMLDNGHWGNKTYMGGTVRKGVAAVDPAVIPMGSRLWIEGYGEAVAEDQGSAIKGNRIDLAFDDRQTALDYGIQSTKVYILN, encoded by the coding sequence ATGAAAAAATTAGCCGCCATCGCTTTTCTGATGATGTCGCTTACCATGTTTTCGCCGGCTATTTCCCGGGTACAGGCAAGTGCTTTGGACAGCCTTCCCCAAGTCCTTGTTAAGAATTCGGATAAAATTGACTTTCAGACACTGGCGCAATTGCAACAGTTATTGGAGCAGAATAAGAATCAGGACGTAAAGGACGTATTAAAAAAGCTGGCTATAGAAAAGACCAGCCAGGCTGTAAACCATGCGGCCTTTATTCCCGGCGCGGATACTGCTGTATTGCAGCAAGCCGTTAAAGAGCAAATGGTACAGCGTCTGGACGAACAATTGAAGCCCTATCAGCAGCAGGTTACGCTAATCTCGCAGTTATTATCCCGCAGCGGCGTGCTGCAGCCGGTAGCTGTACAGCAGAATAATTCACTGCCTGGTGCGCCGGATAATTACAAAAAGGTAATTAATATGACTTCAACCGCGTATGCACCAGGAATGCTGGATAACGGCCATTGGGGCAATAAAACGTATATGGGCGGAACGGTGCGCAAAGGCGTAGCCGCTGTTGATCCTGCAGTAATTCCCATGGGCAGCCGCTTATGGATTGAAGGATATGGAGAAGCCGTCGCTGAAGATCAAGGCAGTGCGATTAAGGGGAACCGGATTGATCTGGCCTTTGATGATCGTCAGACCGCCTTGGATTATGGAATTCAATCGACAAAAGTATATATTCTGAATTAA
- a CDS encoding acetyl-CoA hydrolase/transferase family protein, with protein sequence MIDIQDRIRNKTLLDRIVTAEEAAAIIKPNMNVGTSGFTPAGYPKAVPMALAERISKEHFQINLWTGASVGQELDGSLAAVNGIARRMPYQTNGDLRKSLNSGKVNYFDLHLSESAQLTRYGFFGGKVDVAIVEACAITEEGHLIPTTSMGNTASYVQSADIVIVEINTSQPLALEGMHDVYVPLDPPHRQPIPIVKVDDRIGTPYIPCGLDKIKYIVPCDIPDDVRDFAPIDDNSKTMSELAIEFFKHEIKAGRLPKDLLPLQSGVGSVANAVISGFVDSDFKNLEVYTEVIQDGMLDLADAGKLKFASGTSFSPSPDGQKRLYANIDKYRSKMMLRPQEIANSPEIARRIGIIAMNTAIEFDIYGHVNSTHIMGSKMMNGIGGSGDFARNAYLTLFFSTSVAKGGLISSVVPMCSHIDHTEHDVDVFITERGLADVRGLSPRERARVIIEKCAHPDYQPMLTDYLDRAEKATKFAHTPHLLDEALSWHARFLQTGTMKK encoded by the coding sequence ATGATTGACATCCAAGATCGCATACGCAACAAAACATTATTAGACAGAATTGTTACTGCTGAAGAAGCGGCGGCAATTATAAAGCCTAATATGAATGTGGGGACAAGCGGTTTTACGCCGGCTGGCTATCCCAAGGCGGTGCCCATGGCGTTAGCGGAAAGAATTTCCAAAGAGCATTTTCAAATTAATTTATGGACAGGTGCTTCCGTGGGCCAGGAACTGGACGGTTCGCTGGCGGCAGTAAACGGAATTGCCAGAAGAATGCCTTACCAAACTAATGGTGACTTGCGTAAGTCTTTAAATAGCGGTAAGGTAAATTATTTTGACCTTCACCTTAGCGAATCGGCTCAATTGACACGCTACGGTTTTTTTGGCGGTAAAGTGGATGTAGCTATTGTTGAAGCCTGTGCCATTACCGAGGAGGGGCATCTGATCCCCACTACTTCGATGGGCAATACTGCGTCTTATGTACAAAGCGCTGATATTGTTATTGTTGAAATTAACACTTCCCAGCCGCTGGCCTTGGAAGGCATGCATGACGTGTATGTGCCGCTTGATCCGCCGCACCGTCAACCGATTCCGATTGTCAAAGTAGATGACCGTATTGGTACGCCTTACATACCCTGTGGCCTAGATAAAATAAAATACATCGTTCCCTGTGATATTCCGGACGATGTACGCGATTTTGCCCCAATTGACGATAATTCCAAAACTATGTCCGAATTGGCCATTGAATTTTTCAAACATGAGATCAAAGCGGGCCGCTTGCCGAAGGATCTGTTGCCGTTGCAGTCCGGCGTAGGTTCGGTGGCCAATGCGGTTATTTCCGGTTTTGTCGATTCGGATTTTAAAAATCTCGAAGTATATACGGAAGTTATTCAGGACGGCATGCTTGATTTGGCCGATGCCGGCAAATTGAAATTTGCCTCGGGAACTTCCTTCTCGCCTTCGCCGGACGGTCAGAAACGCCTGTATGCCAATATTGACAAATACCGAAGCAAAATGATGTTAAGACCACAGGAAATTGCCAACAGTCCGGAGATTGCTCGTCGTATCGGTATTATCGCGATGAATACAGCCATTGAATTTGATATTTATGGACATGTCAACTCGACCCATATTATGGGCAGCAAGATGATGAACGGTATTGGCGGATCCGGGGATTTTGCCCGTAATGCATATCTAACGTTATTCTTTTCCACTTCGGTGGCCAAAGGAGGTCTTATTTCATCCGTCGTCCCTATGTGTTCGCATATAGACCATACCGAACATGATGTCGACGTGTTTATTACTGAACGCGGCCTGGCGGATGTCCGTGGCCTGAGTCCTCGTGAAAGAGCCAGGGTAATTATTGAGAAATGTGCCCATCCTGATTACCAGCCCATGCTGACGGATTACTTGGATAGAGCTGAAAAGGCCACCAAGTTTGCCCATACACCGCACCTTCTGGATGAGGCACTGTCTTGGCATGCTAGATTTTTACAAACCGGGACTATGAAAAAATAA
- the mce gene encoding methylmalonyl-CoA epimerase — MFEVLKVDHIGIAVKDLEQAKKFYTEVLGMKAMGEEVVEQQKVKVCFIPSGDSEVELLESTAPDGPIAKFIEKNGEGIQHIALRVDNIENALADLKEKGVRLIDEKPRYGAGGASIAFVHPKATGGILLELSERK, encoded by the coding sequence ATGTTTGAAGTGCTTAAAGTGGACCATATAGGTATCGCCGTTAAAGATCTGGAACAGGCGAAAAAGTTTTATACCGAAGTATTGGGAATGAAGGCTATGGGGGAAGAAGTTGTTGAGCAGCAAAAGGTAAAAGTCTGCTTTATTCCTAGCGGTGACAGTGAAGTGGAGCTCTTGGAATCGACTGCTCCGGACGGACCGATTGCTAAATTTATTGAAAAGAACGGAGAAGGTATCCAGCATATCGCTCTTCGTGTCGACAACATTGAAAATGCGTTGGCTGATCTCAAAGAAAAAGGTGTTCGCCTGATCGATGAGAAGCCGCGTTATGGTGCCGGCGGCGCCAGTATTGCTTTCGTTCATCCTAAAGCAACTGGCGGAATTTTGCTGGAGCTTTCGGAGCGTAAATAG
- a CDS encoding acyl-CoA mutase large subunit family protein — protein sequence MSTSVEQLKEKKAAYDAKVEKALAKFPERKNLEPNRLYTPLDVTEFDYEKDLGFPGEFPFTRGVQPTMYRGRFWTMRQYAGFATAEESNKRYKFLLDAGQTGLSVAFDLPTQIGYDSDDAISEGEVGKVGVAIDSLADMETLFDGIPLDKVSTSMTINAPASVLLAMYIAVAEKQGVTPDKLNGTIQNDILKEYAARGTYIFPPKPSMRLITNIFEYCSKNVPNWNTISISGYHIREAGSTAAQEIAFTIADGIAYVEAAIKAGLNVDDFAGRLSFFWNAHNNVLEEVAKFRASRRIWAKVMKERFKAQKPKSWMLRFHTQTAGSMLTAQQPENNIVRVALQTVAAVLGGTQSLHTNSKDEALALPTEDSVRIALRTQQIVAYESGIADTIDPLAGSYYIEALTNKLEEEALAYIQKIDDMGGAPVAIEKGYIQKEIQDSAYKYQMEVETKKRIVVGVNQFQIEEKPVEGLLRVDPSVGVGQKAKLAELRAKRDNAVVEAKLAALAVACKDEHTNLMPIILDAVRAYATLGEICNVMRSVFGEYEAHVSL from the coding sequence GTGAGTACGAGTGTTGAACAGTTGAAAGAAAAAAAAGCAGCCTATGATGCTAAAGTTGAGAAAGCCTTAGCCAAATTTCCTGAGCGGAAGAATCTGGAGCCTAACAGATTGTATACGCCGTTGGACGTTACCGAATTTGATTATGAAAAGGATCTTGGTTTCCCGGGCGAATTTCCATTTACCCGCGGTGTACAGCCGACCATGTATCGCGGCCGTTTCTGGACCATGCGTCAATATGCCGGCTTTGCTACGGCGGAAGAATCCAATAAACGGTATAAGTTTCTGCTGGATGCCGGCCAAACCGGTCTTTCCGTAGCTTTTGACCTGCCGACCCAGATCGGTTACGACTCGGACGATGCCATTTCCGAAGGGGAAGTTGGTAAGGTGGGTGTGGCCATCGACTCGCTGGCTGATATGGAAACCTTGTTTGACGGGATTCCATTGGACAAAGTATCGACTTCTATGACCATCAATGCACCGGCATCGGTTTTGTTGGCCATGTATATTGCTGTGGCTGAAAAACAAGGGGTAACTCCTGATAAATTAAACGGTACTATCCAAAACGACATCCTGAAAGAGTATGCGGCACGCGGTACTTACATATTCCCGCCTAAACCTTCCATGCGTTTGATTACTAATATTTTTGAATATTGCTCGAAGAATGTTCCTAACTGGAATACCATCTCTATCTCCGGCTACCATATCCGTGAAGCTGGTTCCACGGCTGCGCAGGAAATCGCCTTTACGATTGCCGACGGTATCGCCTATGTAGAAGCGGCTATTAAAGCAGGCCTCAATGTAGATGATTTTGCCGGACGTCTTTCCTTCTTCTGGAACGCCCATAACAATGTGCTGGAAGAAGTGGCTAAATTCCGTGCATCCCGTCGCATTTGGGCTAAAGTTATGAAAGAACGTTTTAAAGCGCAAAAGCCCAAATCCTGGATGCTGCGTTTCCACACGCAAACAGCCGGATCCATGCTGACTGCTCAACAACCGGAAAATAACATTGTCCGTGTTGCACTGCAGACGGTAGCCGCTGTATTGGGCGGAACCCAATCCTTACACACTAACTCGAAAGATGAAGCTCTGGCCCTGCCGACCGAAGATTCGGTACGCATTGCACTGAGAACTCAGCAGATTGTTGCCTATGAAAGCGGCATTGCCGATACCATTGACCCGCTGGCCGGTTCTTACTATATCGAAGCTCTGACTAACAAACTGGAGGAAGAAGCCCTCGCTTACATCCAAAAGATTGATGATATGGGCGGCGCTCCTGTAGCTATTGAAAAAGGCTACATTCAAAAAGAAATCCAGGACAGCGCTTACAAATATCAAATGGAAGTGGAAACCAAAAAGCGCATTGTTGTTGGCGTAAATCAATTCCAGATTGAAGAAAAACCGGTAGAAGGATTGCTTCGGGTTGACCCGTCCGTCGGCGTAGGACAAAAAGCTAAATTGGCCGAATTGCGGGCAAAACGCGACAATGCTGTGGTTGAAGCTAAATTGGCAGCCTTGGCTGTAGCCTGCAAAGACGAGCATACCAACTTAATGCCTATTATTTTGGATGCAGTCAGAGCCTATGCAACACTTGGCGAAATCTGCAATGTAATGCGCAGTGTTTTCGGTGAATATGAGGCCCATGTAAGCCTGTAA
- the mmdA gene encoding methylmalonyl-CoA decarboxylase subunit alpha, which produces MSTVQEKIQDLKAKQEKVKLGGGAKRVEKQHASGKYTARERINKFFDPDTFVELDQFVTHRCVNFGMNEKELPGEGVVTGYGTVNGRLVYAFAQDFTVEGGSLGEMHAAKICKVLDLAIKMGAPVIGINDSGGARIQEAVDALSGYGKIFFRNTQASGVIPQISVIMGPCAGGAVYSPALTDFIYMVKNTSQMFITGPAVIKSVTAEEVTAEQLGGAMTHNSTSGVAHFAAENEDDCIEQIRYLLSFLPSNNLEEAPVVATEDDANRMDEELNTLLPDNPNMPYDMKDVIRAVVDNGEFYEVHEHYAQNIITCFARFDGKSVGIIANQPAVMAGCLDVNASDKSSRFIRFCDAFNIPLVNLVDVPGFLPGTDQEFGGIIRHGAKMLYAYCEATVPKITVITRKAYGGSYLAMCSQDLGADQVLAWPTAEIAVMGPAGAANIIFRKDPDVAAKTAEYVEEFATPYKAAERGFVDIVIEPKETRPRIITALNMLASKREARPAKKHGNIPL; this is translated from the coding sequence ATGTCAACAGTCCAGGAAAAAATTCAGGACCTTAAAGCAAAACAGGAAAAAGTTAAGCTTGGCGGTGGTGCGAAACGTGTCGAGAAGCAGCATGCTTCGGGGAAATATACGGCACGCGAACGGATCAACAAATTTTTTGATCCCGATACCTTTGTTGAGCTTGACCAATTTGTTACACATCGCTGCGTAAACTTCGGAATGAATGAAAAAGAACTTCCCGGTGAAGGCGTTGTGACCGGTTATGGTACGGTTAACGGTCGCTTGGTCTATGCTTTTGCTCAAGACTTTACGGTGGAAGGCGGCTCCTTAGGCGAAATGCATGCTGCTAAAATTTGTAAAGTATTGGACTTGGCGATCAAAATGGGAGCACCGGTTATCGGTATTAATGATTCCGGCGGTGCCCGTATTCAGGAAGCTGTAGACGCATTGTCCGGCTATGGCAAGATCTTTTTCCGGAATACTCAGGCTTCCGGTGTGATTCCGCAAATATCGGTTATCATGGGGCCCTGTGCCGGCGGTGCCGTATACTCACCGGCGCTGACTGACTTCATCTACATGGTTAAAAATACCAGCCAAATGTTTATTACTGGACCGGCTGTTATTAAATCGGTTACGGCCGAAGAAGTGACTGCCGAACAGCTCGGCGGTGCCATGACGCACAACAGCACTTCCGGTGTGGCCCATTTTGCCGCGGAAAATGAAGATGACTGCATCGAACAGATCCGTTACTTACTCAGCTTCCTGCCCAGCAACAACTTGGAAGAAGCGCCGGTAGTGGCTACGGAAGATGACGCCAACCGTATGGATGAAGAACTGAATACCTTGCTGCCGGATAATCCCAATATGCCTTATGATATGAAAGACGTCATCAGGGCAGTTGTCGATAATGGCGAATTTTATGAAGTTCACGAGCATTATGCCCAAAATATCATCACCTGCTTTGCCCGCTTTGATGGAAAAAGCGTAGGCATTATTGCCAATCAGCCGGCTGTTATGGCAGGCTGCCTGGATGTAAACGCTTCGGATAAATCGTCCCGTTTTATCCGGTTCTGCGATGCCTTCAACATTCCGTTGGTCAACCTTGTGGACGTTCCCGGCTTCCTGCCCGGTACAGATCAAGAGTTCGGCGGTATTATCCGTCACGGTGCGAAAATGCTGTATGCCTATTGTGAAGCCACTGTGCCTAAAATTACGGTCATTACCCGTAAAGCATACGGCGGTTCTTATCTGGCCATGTGCTCGCAGGATTTGGGAGCCGATCAGGTATTAGCCTGGCCGACAGCGGAAATTGCCGTTATGGGCCCTGCCGGTGCCGCCAACATTATTTTCCGTAAGGATCCTGATGTGGCTGCAAAAACGGCTGAATACGTGGAAGAATTCGCTACACCGTATAAAGCGGCAGAACGTGGTTTTGTTGATATCGTTATTGAACCGAAAGAAACCAGACCGCGTATTATCACTGCCTTGAATATGCTGGCAAGCAAACGGGAAGCACGGCCGGCGAAAAAGCATGGCAATATACCGCTATAA